Proteins from one Malaya genurostris strain Urasoe2022 chromosome 2, Malgen_1.1, whole genome shotgun sequence genomic window:
- the LOC131427412 gene encoding uncharacterized protein CG7065-like has protein sequence MGDSSPVEISDDSRNTAKSKIELDIENHVLSTTVTLSDGTEGNVFTRRGRNKDNHLIYSCHLCGVANLPGERVLQTHIAGRKHQARLNQPTIDAAQFRNTSAPKTAKVQMHIAPGEPVPPGMENEVKPVAELQSTIDKFKSGPMVGLEYIMELTTPGKKEPFYHCILCDKKGDPRTIVVHITSHTHRMKFLEKHYPTVVNELAPYRSQRGTSKDVFNCVIQTVCEAIEDHHGRLTPTVHDSGDYTRNKMKYLQEVMFEKHFDERTGPKFVEVIDKKLLQDNLDASGGTVPEDPPKRDPSPPVVQAPQKKPRPARADRKSLDSISSMDSVQSISSDDSVKETDPVRRDANTNNGSSRNLDRRRSPLPFRRSPLRRSPGRRSPGRRSPGRRSPGRRSPGRRSPLSYRHSPTRFRRRSPPPRRRRPPLRSRSRSPTRRHNSPKRHDRSPLRFNDRKSISPVPDKQKTLPTPKQLSIQASEIAHERYKWEKYRCSLEIAVTLIDKAFKEHEKNPEKHPQYPEEWKKFWNKRYKELQAEKKDPSKHDFKPEWIEYWTNRMKELHDEEIDQKKAEIKKKLNLPEEESEKTAELKEQYVLKVNKKKKSVAAEPIESSDEEISSRNSPKLKARKKSRSPISDHELELRSRHSSSRAYSREQERDRDRDRERERERERERERERERERERERERERERERERERARFRMLPAHLQGDQDYDEWAKSYYGPNKKVFVRKEFDNDSTGQLNFVAVCRLLTALEEYLGSLGPKIIDLLSKSLALEKVKANSADDLLLNEDNCMVLETVKEKLKGHLMADMVEPQKIAAVKKAIKNIASLVYEASKREKPAPFEEPEPTPSATTAPSTAGGVDKVAIAQKLAAALVAQGKTDFTSEELEQLINVYVAMAEASKEKEQPVTTSNFLNDIAPTKLGGPEKKQSEISARPEEASYSKESADTAENSALEGLTDSDLQTLLQNFKDLSNEEQLHLISHLKKLERTDPVRVEKLRRYVNLDDKPTSSRLPRSSNQYSDDENDKKYGEDDDEPNFGEYQNFEEEDPDFDIQKPTKSQNPIKPLVSGSYGDSPEPFSQKKLVDSEDEDDYSYDDVVRAASKNVTAPPANSNSNSFQGPQISVRRLERINEQFDANSNFSRTSNDNATQLDTQNIIANLMGSLPKSGSSSQNVTGYNNTITTIGQSSADNRSNPSFYDSNSQHSNPGTFGGSYAKKIPSTVGPNGNSFANQPRPQFAPIQTANTNVNNMPYYYQEQLHPQQQPQPQPQMRPQLQQQMRPQLQVRQQLQMRPQMNVRPQQPMEFSGQFGGHNQFGGPGDDLESDEYMWPQNPGMPQQGNSYQYGNNFY, from the exons ATGGGTGATAGCAGTCCGGTTGAGATCTCCGACGATTCCCGAAACACGGCGAAATCAAAG ATCGAGCTAGACATCGAGAACCATGTGCTCAGTACGACCGTTACCCTGTCCGACGGCACGGAAGGAAACGTCTTCACCCGGAGAGGGCGCAACAAGGATAACCATCTCATCTATTCCTGTCACCTGTGCGGGGTGGCCAATTTGCCGGGTGAACGGGTGTTGCAGACTCACATCGCCGGTCGGAAGCACCAGGCCCGACTGAACCAGCCGACGATCGATGCGGCTCAATTCCGGAACACGTCGGCTCCGAAAACCGCCAAGG TTCAAATGCACATTGCGCCGGGCGAACCGGTTCCGCCGGGTATGGAGAACGAAGTGAAACCGGTAGCGGAGCTTCAGAGCACCATCGACAAGTTCAAGAGTGGTCCGATGGTCGGTTTGGAATACATCATGGAGTTGACAACTCCTGGGAAGAAGGAACCTTTCTATCACTGCATTTTGTGTGACAAAAAAGGTGATCCAAGAACCATTGTCGTTCATATCACCAGCCACACCCATCGGATGAAGTTTTTG GAAAAACATTACCCCACCGTGGTGAACGAGCTTGCACCGTACCGATCGCAACGTGGCACCTCGAAGGACGTCTTCAATTGCGTCATTCAAACCGTATGCGAAGCTATCGAGGACCATCACGGTCGGCTGACACCGACGGTTCACGATAGCGGCGATTACACGCGCAACAAAATGAAATATCTCCAGGAGGTAATGTTCGAGAAGCATTTCGATGAGCGTACCGGACCTAAATTTGTCGAAGTGATCGACAAAAAGTTGCTCCAGGATAACCTGGACGCCAGCGGCGGAACTGTGCCGGAAGATCCGCCGAAGCGCGATCCGTCGCCTCCGGTGGTGCAGGCCCCGCAGAAGAAACCACGTCCGGCCCGGGCCGATCGCAAGAGTTTGGATTCGATTTCCAGCATGGACTCGGTACAGAGTATTTCATCCGA tgACTCCGTCAAAGAGACTGATCCAGTCCGTCGTGACGCGAACACGAACAATGGCTCCTCGCGGAATTTAGATCGTCGTCGTAGTCCGCTGCCGTTCCGTCGTAGTCCTTTGCGTCGCAGTCCGGGGCGTCGTAGTCCAGGGCGTCGTAGTCCCGGACGTCGCAGTCCAGGGCGTCGTAGTCCGGGACGGCGCAGTCCACTGTCGTATCGTCACAGTCCGACCCGTTTTCGTCGCCGTAGTCCTCCGCCACGACGACGTCGGCCTCCGTTGCGTAGTAGATCGCGCAGTCCGACTCGGCGGCACAACAGTCCCAAACGTCACGATCGGTCTCCGTTGAGATTCAATGATCGGAAGTCGATTTCGCCGGTTCCGGATAAACAGAAGACACTTCCCACGCCGAAACAACTGTCCATTCAGGCTTCGGAGATCGCCCATGAACGTTACAAGTGGGAAAAGTACCGGTGCTCGTTGGAAATCGCCGTCACACTGATCGACAAGGCCTTCAAAGAGCACGAGAAAAATCCCGAGAAACATCCGCAGTACCCGGAGGAATGGAAAAAGTTCTGgaacaaacggtataaggagCTGCAAGCGGAGAAAAAGGACCCATCGAAGCATGATTTTAAGCCGGAATGGATCGAGTACTGGACCAACCGAATGAAGGAACTGCACGACGAAGAAATCGATCAGAAGAAAGCCGAGATCAAGAAGAAATTGAACCTGCCCGAAGAGGAATCGGAGAAAACGGCTGAACTGAAGGAGCAGTACGTgctgaaagtaaacaaaaagaagaaATCAGTCGCAGCGGAGCCGATCGAATCGAGCGACGAAGAAATCAGCTCCCGAAACTCACCGAAATTGAAAGCTCGTAAAAAATCCCGGAGTCCCATCAGTGATCATGAACTGGAGTTGCGATCGCGGCACAGTAGCAGCAGAGCGTACAGCCGGGAGCAGGAACGTGACCGGGACCGAGATCGCGAGCGTGAACGTGAACGGGAGCGCGAACGAGAGCGGGAACGGGAACGTGAGCGTGAACGTGAGAGAGAACGAGAACGCGAACGGGAACGGGAACGAGAACGAGCACGCTTCCGAATGTTACCGGCACACTTGCAAGGCGACCAGGATTACGACGAATGGGCAAAGAGCTACTACGGTCCGAACAAGAAAGTGTTCGTCCGGAAAGAGTTCGATAACGACAGTACGGGACAGCTTAATTTTGTTGCAGTTTGTCGATTGCTGACCGCGTTGGAAGAATATTTGGGAAGTTTGGGACCGAAGATTATCGATTTACTGTCCAAGTCACTAGCGCTGGAGAAAGTGAAAGCAAATTCGGCCGATGATCTTTTGCTGAATGAAGACAACTGCATGGTCCTGGAAACGGTGAAGGAAAAATTGAAGGGCCATTTGATGGCGGATATGGTCGAACCGCAAAAGATTGCAGCGGTGAAGAAAGCTATAAAAAATATTGCAAGTTTGGTTTATGAAGCTTCCAAACGAGAGAAACCGGCGCCCTTCGAAGAACCCGAACCAACTCCATCGGCAACGACGGCACCAAGCACCGCAGGTGGCGTTGATAAGGTGGCGATTGCTCAAAAACTAGCTGCTGCGTTGGTAGCGCAGGGAAAGACGGACTTTACCAGCGAGGAACTGGAGCAGTTGATCAATGTGTACGTTGCGATGGCGGAGGCATCCAAGGAGAAAGAACAACCGGTAACCACAAGCAACTTTTTGAATGACATAGCACCGACCAAGCTGGGAGGTCCGGAGAAGAAACAATCGGAAATCTCTGCTCGTCCAGAGGAGGCAAGCTACTCGAAAGAATCGGCCGATACTGCCGAAAACTCGGCACTCGAAGGTTTGACTGATTCGGATTTGCAAACATTGCTGCAGAATTTCAAAGATCTTTCCAATGAAGAACAGTTGCATTTAATTTCGCACCTGAAGAAACTAGAAAGAACTGATCCCGTGCGCGTTGAGAAACTGCGAAGGTACGTTAATTTGGATGATAAACCAACCAGCAGTCGTCTGCCGCGCAGCAGCAACCAGTATTCGGATGATGAGAACGATAAAAAATACGGAGAAGACGACGATGAACCAAACTTTGGCGAGTATCAGAATTTCGAGGAGGAAGACCCGGACTTCGATATACAAAAACCAAcgaaatctcaaaatccaatcaAACCGCTGGTTTCGGGAAGCTACGGAGACTCGCCGGAACCGTTCAGTCAGAAGAAACTGGTCGATTCGGAGGATGAAGATGACTACAGCTACGATGATGTAGTTCGGGCCGCCTCCAAGAATGTGACTGCCCCGCCCGCAAACAGCAACAGTAACAGCTTTCAGGGACCGCAAATCTCGGTCCGCCGGTTGGAACGCATCAACGAACAGTTCGACGCCAATTCCAACTTTTCCCGAACTAGCAACGATAACGCTACCCAGCTCGATACTCAAAACATTATTGCCAATCTGATGGGTTCGTTGCCGAAGTCGGGATCGTCGAGCCAAAACGTCACTGGTTATAATAATACAATTACCACCATTGGTCAGTCGTCTGCGGATAACCGTTCCAATCCAAGCTTCTACGATAGCAACTCGCAACATTCGAACCCTGGTACGTTCGGTGGTTCTTATGCGAAGAAAATTCCCTCTACCGTGGGACCTAATGGTAACAGTTTCGCTAATCAACCGCGGCCTCAGTTCGCTCCCATCCAGACGGCAAACACCAATGTTAACAACATGCCGTACTACTACCAGGAACAGTTGCACCCACAACAACAACCGCAACCGCAACCGCAGATGCGACCCCAGCTTCAGCAGCAGATGCGTCCGCAACTGCAGGTACGACAACAACTACAGATGAGACCGCAGATGAATGTGCGTCCCCAGCAGCCTATGGAATTCAGTGGACAGTTTGGCGGACACAATCAGTTCGGTGGTCCGGGGGACGATCTCGAGTCGGATGAGTACATGTGGCCACAGAATCCGGGAATGCCACAGCAAGGCAATTCGTACCAGTACGGAAACAACTTTtattaa